From Deferrivibrio essentukiensis, one genomic window encodes:
- a CDS encoding 1,4-dihydroxy-6-naphthoate synthase — protein sequence MLLKLGISTCPNDTFIFGPIINNFIGHHYEIKVVLDDVEVLNNLAIKSKLDIVKVSYGVVDKVKENYMVLRAGGALGFGCGPILVSKKIKTKDNLKRAKVGIPGFNTSAFKIYKHFFPDFENDFTEMRFDKIMPAIVNGDIDAGLVIHEGRFIYKDYGLAKIADLGDLWESRYSLPIPLGCILINRNIANIAGDFCNLIRNSIKFSSENYNDIFPFIKKYARELNGEIIKKHIELFVNDFSLDVGEYIDELAKFIGAKNSIFVG from the coding sequence ATGTTATTAAAACTTGGTATTTCTACATGTCCTAACGATACTTTTATATTTGGACCAATTATTAATAATTTTATAGGCCATCATTACGAAATAAAAGTAGTCCTTGATGATGTGGAAGTTTTGAATAATTTAGCGATAAAAAGCAAACTTGACATTGTAAAAGTGTCCTATGGAGTAGTTGATAAAGTCAAAGAAAATTATATGGTGCTAAGAGCGGGTGGGGCTTTGGGTTTTGGATGTGGTCCTATTTTGGTGTCAAAAAAAATCAAGACTAAGGACAATCTTAAAAGAGCAAAAGTAGGTATACCCGGATTTAACACTTCAGCTTTTAAGATATATAAACATTTTTTCCCTGATTTTGAAAACGACTTTACTGAAATGCGATTTGATAAAATTATGCCTGCTATTGTAAATGGGGATATAGATGCGGGGCTTGTTATTCATGAAGGTAGGTTTATATATAAAGATTATGGTCTGGCAAAAATTGCTGATTTGGGAGATTTATGGGAGAGCAGATACAGCCTGCCTATCCCTTTAGGTTGTATCTTAATCAACAGAAATATTGCAAATATTGCCGGTGATTTTTGCAATTTAATCAGGAATTCTATTAAATTTTCTTCAGAAAATTATAACGATATATTTCCATTTATAAAAAAATACGCAAGGGAGCTGAATGGTGAAATCATAAAAAAACATATTGAGCTTTTTGTTAATGATTTTTCCCTTGATGTTGGAGAATATATTGATGAATTAGCTAAATTTATTGGTGCGAAGAATTCGATTTTTGTAGGATGA
- a CDS encoding NAD(P)H-quinone oxidoreductase: MKAVLLKGFGGLDVLTVGEAEKPTPNDDQVLIKVAATSINRPDLVQREGKYPPPPGDSEILGLEVAGVIEEVGKNVTGWKKGDRVVSLVGGGGYAEYAVAYGNHLIPIPENMTFEEAACICESYITAFLNIFILGEFKDGQTAILHGGGGGVNTAGVQLCKALTPNSKLIVTAHPSKIENVKKLGVDLVIDYTSTDDFSPIVKEFTNKKGVDLILDHVGAKYLAPNMNSLAYKGKLVIIGVISGIKAELNLALMMVKRQQIIGSVLRSRPVSEKGEIVSEFIRVALPKFADGSIKPIISKVFTIDEVVEAHRMMEEDKHFGKIVLKIQDI; this comes from the coding sequence ATGAAAGCAGTACTTTTAAAAGGTTTTGGGGGACTTGATGTTTTAACTGTAGGTGAGGCAGAAAAGCCCACACCTAATGATGACCAGGTATTAATTAAAGTAGCAGCAACATCTATCAACAGACCTGATTTAGTTCAAAGAGAAGGTAAATATCCACCCCCTCCTGGGGACTCAGAAATACTTGGCCTTGAGGTAGCAGGAGTTATTGAAGAAGTTGGCAAAAACGTTACAGGATGGAAGAAAGGTGACAGAGTGGTAAGTCTTGTTGGCGGTGGCGGATATGCAGAATATGCTGTAGCCTATGGAAATCATCTTATTCCAATCCCTGAAAATATGACATTTGAAGAGGCTGCTTGTATATGTGAATCATATATAACCGCTTTTTTAAATATTTTTATATTAGGCGAGTTTAAAGATGGACAAACTGCTATTTTACACGGCGGTGGCGGCGGAGTTAATACTGCGGGGGTTCAGCTTTGCAAAGCCCTTACCCCTAACTCAAAATTAATCGTTACTGCACACCCTTCAAAAATTGAAAATGTAAAAAAACTTGGTGTAGACCTCGTAATTGATTACACATCAACAGATGATTTCTCTCCAATTGTTAAAGAATTTACCAATAAAAAAGGTGTTGATCTTATTTTAGACCATGTAGGAGCAAAGTATTTGGCGCCAAACATGAATTCTTTAGCGTACAAGGGGAAGCTTGTTATAATAGGGGTAATTAGCGGTATTAAGGCAGAGCTTAATCTTGCACTTATGATGGTTAAAAGACAGCAGATTATAGGTTCCGTTTTGAGGTCAAGACCAGTAAGTGAAAAAGGTGAAATAGTATCAGAATTTATAAGGGTAGCTTTGCCAAAATTTGCTGATGGCAGCATAAAACCTATAATTTCAAAAGTATTTACAATAGATGAAGTTGTTGAGGCTCACAGAATGATGGAAGAAGATAAACATTTTGGTAAGATAGTTTTAAAAATTCAGGATATCTAA
- a CDS encoding MlaD family protein, whose amino-acid sequence MKFGLEAKVGVFVVLSLILIGYMTTKVGDISFGKQKGNIIKAYLNNASGLEKDAIVKFKGVDVGYIKDIKLEDSKVALELVIKEGVILPSNLRVSVRASGFLGEKFLELEQLGEDSASTSLKNGDVITNSKESVDFDQLSAKLGDIADQVNILVKSLNDVFSSQEGKENMTKTLENVRYSTESLKTILEENQKKINTIVNIVEQITDTISKMTIANQSNINELIANLTEVSKVLKSQTPEIANKVNNITGNIDSLVAGSKDDLSDTVKNMKTVTAKLEKSVDNINEITDKINKGDGTIGTLLNDNETAKDVKETVKGLKNMVTQFDRFKFYLSFSGEKMWDTGESKGYFKLKVQPRKDKYYLLGLATSTKGKAYVTNTTYNYSGDVPYYIEGPSSSTSTSYSVKETKRQENSLTFIAQYVQRFYDKVDLRIGLMESEFGVGADYFPLDDEKLQISLDAYDFSDSNSDRKPHMKTSLYYNFTKNLYLNVGYDDFLNDDTRSGFLGAGLIFLDDDLKYLFGKIPLPTN is encoded by the coding sequence ATGAAGTTTGGACTTGAAGCGAAAGTAGGTGTCTTTGTGGTTCTTTCTCTGATACTAATTGGTTATATGACTACAAAAGTAGGAGATATAAGCTTTGGTAAGCAAAAAGGTAATATTATCAAGGCTTACCTTAATAATGCCTCAGGTCTTGAAAAGGATGCAATTGTGAAATTTAAAGGGGTTGATGTAGGTTATATTAAAGATATAAAACTTGAAGACTCAAAAGTTGCACTTGAATTGGTAATAAAAGAAGGTGTTATCTTGCCGTCAAACTTAAGAGTTTCTGTTCGCGCAAGCGGTTTTTTGGGTGAAAAATTCCTTGAACTTGAACAGTTAGGGGAAGATTCCGCAAGTACGTCTTTAAAAAATGGCGATGTAATTACGAACTCCAAAGAGAGTGTTGACTTTGATCAGTTAAGTGCAAAGTTGGGTGATATAGCTGACCAGGTAAATATCCTGGTAAAATCTCTCAATGATGTTTTTTCTTCTCAAGAGGGGAAAGAAAATATGACAAAAACACTTGAAAATGTAAGATATTCAACAGAAAGCCTTAAAACTATTCTGGAAGAAAATCAGAAAAAAATAAATACCATTGTTAATATTGTGGAGCAAATAACAGATACTATCAGTAAAATGACAATTGCCAATCAATCAAATATTAATGAGCTTATAGCAAATCTTACGGAAGTATCAAAAGTATTGAAATCTCAAACACCTGAAATTGCCAATAAGGTTAACAATATTACAGGAAATATAGATAGTCTTGTTGCAGGCTCTAAAGATGATTTGTCCGATACAGTTAAAAATATGAAGACTGTCACAGCAAAGCTTGAGAAGTCTGTAGATAATATTAATGAAATTACTGATAAGATTAATAAAGGTGATGGTACTATTGGTACTCTATTAAATGATAATGAGACTGCCAAAGATGTTAAGGAAACGGTTAAAGGATTGAAAAACATGGTAACTCAATTTGATAGATTTAAATTTTATCTGTCTTTCAGTGGTGAGAAGATGTGGGATACAGGGGAGAGTAAAGGATATTTTAAGCTCAAAGTGCAACCGCGAAAGGATAAATATTATCTTTTAGGTCTTGCCACCAGTACTAAAGGGAAAGCATATGTTACGAATACTACATATAATTACAGTGGAGATGTACCTTATTATATTGAAGGACCTTCAAGCTCCACAAGTACCTCATATTCTGTAAAAGAAACCAAAAGGCAGGAAAATTCATTAACTTTTATAGCTCAGTATGTACAACGATTTTATGATAAAGTGGATTTGAGGATAGGGCTTATGGAGTCAGAGTTTGGAGTAGGGGCAGATTATTTCCCGCTTGATGATGAAAAACTCCAAATATCATTGGATGCCTATGATTTTTCAGACAGTAACTCAGATAGAAAGCCTCATATGAAGACAAGTTTATACTATAATTTTACTAAGAACTTATATTTAAATGTAGGTTATGATGACTTTCTAAACGATGATACCAGAAGCGGATTTCTTGGTGCAGGGCTTATATTTCTTGATGATGACCTTAAATACCTTTTTGGAAAAATCCCATTGCCGACTAATTAG
- a CDS encoding diacylglycerol/lipid kinase family protein: MSFYAIYNPASGSYSKSKIDYIIKYFSDNYSIDLVAVESKYQGFAKDFFESKNPKLVIIIGGDGFIRDVVEGLYYNKIKTKIYFIPLGTVNVLCRELSIGSNYKTALKRFDINSTALPMRIGIAGDRVFIQMMGFGLDAVSVKNINLNIKKYIGKYAYVISGIKGMLMKYTTINVFFDKKFYKPCHMIVSIGNLYAGSFKIYNKKSDYFKVLMAEKNNFKEILKYLIHIFTFYKCLPIFLTNVIKIENVKDAQLDGDYVNFDGKDLLIRLVTTDLSILKPRG, from the coding sequence ATGAGTTTTTATGCAATTTATAATCCGGCTAGCGGAAGTTATAGTAAGAGTAAGATAGATTATATTATAAAATATTTTAGTGACAACTATTCAATAGATTTAGTTGCTGTGGAATCTAAATATCAAGGCTTTGCAAAAGACTTTTTTGAATCGAAAAACCCTAAACTTGTAATTATAATAGGCGGAGACGGATTTATACGAGATGTTGTGGAGGGTTTGTATTATAATAAAATTAAAACTAAAATATATTTTATCCCCCTTGGCACAGTTAATGTTTTATGTCGCGAGCTTTCTATTGGCTCTAACTATAAGACTGCCCTAAAAAGATTTGATATTAATTCCACTGCTTTGCCGATGAGAATAGGAATTGCAGGTGATAGGGTTTTTATACAAATGATGGGTTTTGGACTTGATGCTGTTTCCGTGAAAAATATAAATTTAAATATAAAAAAATATATCGGCAAATACGCTTACGTTATTTCGGGGATAAAAGGCATGCTTATGAAATACACTACAATTAATGTTTTTTTTGATAAGAAATTTTATAAGCCGTGCCATATGATTGTAAGTATTGGAAATCTATACGCAGGCTCTTTTAAGATTTATAATAAAAAGTCCGACTATTTCAAGGTCTTAATGGCAGAGAAAAACAATTTTAAAGAAATTTTAAAATACTTAATTCATATATTTACATTTTATAAATGTTTACCTATATTCCTCACCAATGTCATTAAAATTGAAAATGTAAAGGATGCTCAACTTGATGGTGATTATGTGAATTTTGATGGGAAGGACTTACTGATAAGGTTGGTAACGACAGATTTGTCTATACTTAAACCAAGGGGATAA
- the alr gene encoding alanine racemase, with product MVYNKKLRSTYAKIDLKRYADNINYLKIKGNSEAIATLKANAYGHGAVELGKYLLSTNISDFFSVATIAEGVTLRENLGKKPKILILGYVDNLYFNDVINSNLIMTIYDFDIAEKYHSYLTKHNIKMPVALKIDTGMNRLGFDTTLNLSIFREEFKNFDIALVMSHLSSPDSDDNFTKKQLNEFDDYVKRYSIENTSVLNSSAILKYENRYTYIRPGIASFGYVYGVKDSYLKPVMSIYSNIVHIKNIKKGESISYNRKFIADKDMKIGVLPVGYADGYPRLFTNRAYVKIDSFRCNVLGAVCMDMIMIDLTNVPERFYSHEVELLGDNVSGYEWGNWAETIIYELLCRISDRIPRIYVSEDGSSN from the coding sequence ATGGTGTATAACAAAAAATTACGCTCAACTTATGCTAAAATAGACTTAAAAAGGTATGCAGATAATATTAATTATCTCAAAATTAAAGGGAATAGTGAAGCTATCGCAACTTTAAAGGCAAATGCTTATGGGCATGGCGCTGTTGAGCTTGGAAAATATCTTTTATCTACAAATATATCTGATTTTTTTAGCGTTGCGACTATTGCAGAAGGTGTAACTTTAAGAGAGAATCTCGGGAAAAAACCTAAAATATTGATTTTAGGTTATGTCGATAACTTGTACTTTAATGATGTTATAAACAGTAACTTAATTATGACAATTTATGATTTTGATATTGCCGAAAAGTATCACTCTTACCTGACAAAACATAATATAAAAATGCCTGTAGCATTAAAAATAGATACAGGAATGAATAGGCTTGGCTTTGATACCACTTTGAATTTAAGCATCTTTAGAGAAGAATTTAAAAACTTTGATATTGCTTTAGTAATGTCTCACCTTTCAAGCCCTGATAGCGATGATAATTTTACAAAAAAACAATTAAATGAATTTGACGATTATGTTAAAAGATACTCTATTGAAAATACTTCGGTTTTAAACTCTTCTGCAATTTTGAAATATGAAAATAGGTACACATATATTCGTCCGGGTATTGCTTCTTTTGGATATGTTTATGGTGTTAAAGATAGCTATCTTAAGCCCGTTATGAGCATTTATTCAAATATTGTTCATATAAAGAACATTAAAAAGGGTGAATCAATTAGCTACAATAGAAAGTTTATTGCTGACAAAGATATGAAAATTGGTGTGTTGCCGGTTGGTTATGCAGATGGTTATCCAAGACTTTTTACCAACAGAGCATATGTTAAAATAGATAGTTTTAGATGTAATGTACTTGGTGCAGTATGCATGGATATGATTATGATTGACTTGACAAATGTGCCTGAAAGGTTTTATAGTCATGAAGTCGAATTGTTGGGGGATAATGTGTCCGGCTATGAATGGGGAAATTGGGCTGAAACGATAATTTATGAACTTTTATGTAGAATTTCAGATAGAATACCAAGAATATATGTGAGTGAAGATGGAAGTAGTAATTAG
- a CDS encoding MlaE family ABC transporter permease has translation MEVVIRFLNIIGTPFANLIYGSGRMFLLFIETLIWAFKPPFRFKLLLKQVEFIGINSLSVVILTGTFTGMVFAFQSYIGFSKFGAEYMVGTVVALGMARELGPVLSAIMVAARAGSAITAELGTMRVTEQIDALYSLAVEPVQYLILPRIIAGLIVMPILNAVAVFCGTIGGYFVGVNILGINKTLYLQNMYRYVDVGDFYNGMIKALVFGLILTLVGSYKGFYTKGGAAGVGQATTESVVLSCVLILVFDYILTAFMF, from the coding sequence ATGGAAGTAGTAATTAGATTTTTAAATATAATAGGGACACCTTTTGCAAATTTAATTTATGGCTCAGGCAGAATGTTTCTTTTATTTATTGAAACTTTAATATGGGCCTTTAAACCTCCTTTTAGATTTAAACTTTTGTTAAAGCAGGTTGAGTTTATTGGGATAAATTCTTTGTCAGTGGTTATATTAACCGGAACTTTTACTGGTATGGTTTTTGCTTTTCAAAGTTATATTGGTTTTAGTAAATTCGGTGCTGAATATATGGTTGGGACAGTAGTTGCTCTTGGGATGGCACGAGAGTTAGGCCCAGTATTAAGTGCTATTATGGTTGCTGCAAGGGCAGGCTCTGCAATTACTGCTGAATTAGGTACTATGAGGGTTACAGAGCAGATTGATGCACTATACTCTCTTGCAGTTGAGCCTGTACAGTACCTAATACTTCCAAGAATTATAGCTGGTTTAATTGTTATGCCTATACTGAATGCTGTCGCAGTATTTTGCGGGACAATAGGCGGTTATTTTGTAGGGGTAAATATTTTAGGAATAAACAAAACATTATATTTGCAAAACATGTATAGGTATGTTGATGTAGGAGATTTTTACAATGGTATGATTAAGGCACTTGTTTTTGGTCTTATTCTTACTCTTGTTGGTTCATATAAAGGATTTTATACAAAGGGTGGGGCAGCCGGTGTAGGACAAGCAACTACTGAATCGGTAGTCTTATCTTGCGTACTTATACTTGTGTTTGACTATATTTTAACGGCATTTATGTTTTAG
- a CDS encoding methyltransferase family protein — protein MKLYYLYAVFLIVYCILHSVLADYKVIGKIYHLWWYRFFYVFLSTVLLIPLFGIYFKLPKEEFFYPPLPYRLFLYLVGAIGLFVGYIASKSYDNDSFLGLKQIKQYFKNREKYHYESTNLITDKGILSIVRHPYYLAGILILWGRPLYVKDFITNIIFTLYFILGAINEERKLINVFGDTYKEYKKNVPMLFPKVKIKK, from the coding sequence ATGAAATTGTATTATTTATACGCAGTTTTTCTTATTGTTTACTGCATATTACACAGTGTATTAGCTGATTATAAGGTAATTGGTAAAATATATCATTTGTGGTGGTATAGATTTTTTTATGTTTTTTTATCTACTGTTTTACTAATTCCTTTATTTGGGATTTACTTTAAGTTACCAAAAGAAGAATTTTTTTATCCACCTTTACCATATAGGTTATTTTTATATTTAGTAGGCGCTATTGGACTTTTTGTGGGATATATTGCATCAAAATCCTATGATAATGATTCTTTTTTAGGATTAAAACAGATTAAACAATACTTCAAAAATAGAGAGAAATATCATTACGAATCTACTAATTTAATAACAGATAAGGGAATTTTAAGTATTGTTAGGCATCCTTATTACCTTGCAGGTATTTTAATTTTATGGGGTAGGCCGCTTTATGTTAAAGATTTTATAACTAATATTATTTTTACTCTTTACTTTATTTTGGGGGCAATAAATGAGGAAAGAAAATTGATAAATGTTTTTGGAGATACTTATAAAGAGTATAAGAAAAATGTACCTATGCTTTTTCCTAAGGTAAAAATAAAAAAATGA
- a CDS encoding sulfatase-like hydrolase/transferase, which translates to MKERLKELFKIQLVNFFLILCLHMLFYLFSTKSNVLYSKIFVILSALSNAFMFIFVLTIINLPFIILTKKLQKLFIFLSSIILLVFLLVDLGIYRIYGFHFNAMVIGMVTTPGFWDSVQLGMSTTLTSIFLILLLFIFEILIVKFSPKINFKPKYILLVYLSLILLTAFEKVGYAIFDIYNIQNVTRYTKIYPLYQPLTVRGFAKKVLKIDINKEKGLKITKTNLDYPKSKIIIKNTAEKSKNILVVVIDSLRFDMINDEVTPNIYKISKISQNFQNHYSGGNSTRFGIFSLFYGLYGYYWHDFLNNRQGPVIFNVLKDLGYNFKILSATLLTFPEFRKTVFIDIPESVEDTFDTNDKPLREKILVDRFKKFRDNYTSDKPYFSFIFFDAPHAREYPKEFEKFHTNGKEANYLIIGKKNITAVKNAYLNSVYYDDYLVGDIFNYLKEKGDLENTIVVITGDHGEEFYEEGHFGHNNSFGKYQTKVPFIVYFPKKEPKNINTMTSHYDFVPTVLDLVGVSNPHKDYSFGANMFDMPLREYVISCNWSNCGIIDNESVLYFSYETHKSLNMTLYDQNYNEVTDRDFINKKKQRLYSLIKEFSYFYKH; encoded by the coding sequence GTGAAAGAAAGATTAAAAGAACTTTTTAAAATTCAATTAGTTAATTTTTTCCTTATTTTATGTTTACATATGTTATTTTATTTATTTTCAACAAAAAGTAATGTGTTGTATTCAAAAATATTTGTTATTTTATCGGCACTTTCAAATGCATTTATGTTTATTTTTGTTTTAACTATAATAAACTTACCTTTTATAATATTAACTAAAAAGTTACAAAAACTGTTTATTTTCTTGTCAAGTATAATATTATTAGTCTTTTTGCTTGTGGATTTGGGTATTTATAGAATTTACGGGTTTCACTTCAATGCAATGGTTATTGGAATGGTTACAACGCCAGGATTTTGGGATTCAGTACAATTAGGTATGTCTACGACTTTGACTTCTATATTTTTAATTTTATTATTATTTATTTTTGAGATTTTAATAGTAAAGTTCAGTCCAAAGATAAATTTTAAACCTAAATATATCTTATTGGTGTATTTAAGTTTAATTCTTTTGACAGCTTTTGAGAAGGTTGGATATGCAATTTTTGATATATATAATATTCAAAATGTTACAAGATATACAAAAATTTACCCATTATATCAGCCCTTGACGGTCAGAGGCTTTGCGAAAAAAGTGCTGAAAATCGATATAAATAAGGAAAAAGGGCTTAAAATTACGAAAACCAATCTCGATTACCCGAAGAGTAAAATTATTATTAAGAATACAGCGGAAAAGTCTAAAAATATTTTAGTTGTAGTAATTGACAGTTTGAGATTTGATATGATTAATGATGAAGTTACGCCAAATATTTATAAAATAAGTAAAATATCACAAAATTTTCAAAATCACTATTCAGGGGGTAATTCAACTCGATTTGGCATATTTTCTCTTTTTTACGGGTTATACGGTTATTATTGGCATGATTTTCTTAATAATAGACAGGGACCGGTAATTTTTAATGTATTAAAAGATTTGGGCTATAATTTTAAAATATTATCCGCGACACTTTTAACTTTTCCTGAGTTTAGAAAGACTGTTTTTATTGATATACCTGAATCTGTTGAAGATACTTTTGATACTAATGACAAGCCATTGAGAGAAAAAATATTAGTGGATAGATTTAAAAAATTTAGAGATAATTATACATCTGACAAACCGTATTTTTCTTTTATTTTTTTTGATGCACCTCATGCAAGGGAGTATCCTAAAGAGTTTGAAAAATTTCATACAAATGGAAAGGAAGCAAATTATCTTATAATAGGTAAAAAAAATATCACAGCAGTAAAAAATGCTTATTTAAATTCAGTGTACTATGACGATTACCTTGTAGGAGATATTTTTAATTATTTAAAAGAGAAAGGGGACTTGGAAAATACAATTGTAGTGATCACTGGGGATCATGGTGAAGAATTTTATGAAGAAGGGCATTTTGGGCATAACAACAGTTTTGGTAAATACCAAACTAAGGTGCCATTTATAGTTTACTTCCCCAAAAAAGAGCCTAAAAACATTAATACAATGACTTCACATTATGATTTTGTACCGACAGTATTAGATTTGGTAGGGGTAAGTAATCCTCACAAAGATTACTCCTTTGGTGCAAATATGTTTGATATGCCTCTAAGGGAATATGTAATTAGTTGCAACTGGAGTAATTGCGGAATAATTGACAACGAGTCTGTATTATATTTTTCTTATGAAACGCATAAATCACTAAATATGACTCTTTATGACCAAAACTATAATGAAGTGACTGATAGGGATTTTATTAATAAAAAGAAGCAAAGACTGTATTCATTAATAAAAGAGTTTAGCTATTTTTATAAACATTAA
- the purB gene encoding adenylosuccinate lyase, with protein sequence MKNYSVYQNPLAERYTSKEMLELFSAQKKFSTWRKLWIALAESEKELGLNITQEQIDEMKENINNIDFEYAAEMEKKFRHDVMAHVHTFGKVCPKAMPIIHLGATSAYVGDNTDLIVMKEGLEIVVKKLVNVINNIKQFALKYKDLPTLGFTHYQPAQLTTVGKRACLWLQDFVLDFEELEFVKENLKFRGVKGTTGTQASFLNLFEGNHEKVKKLDELVSKKMGFEKVLKIAGQTYTRKQDTKVLKALAGIAESAHKMATDLRLLQNLKEIEEPFEKSQIGSSAMAYKRNPMRSERICSLSRHVITLTINPYFTHATQWFERSLDDSANRRITIPEAFMTIDAILELLYNVTNGLVVYENMILKHIMEELPFMATENIIMASVKKGASRQDMHEIIRKHSMEAGKVVKVEGKPNDLIQRLINDKEIPLSKEEIENMLNPKDFIGRASEQVEDFVEAEVNPIIGKYKNCLGLNVEIKV encoded by the coding sequence ATGAAAAACTATTCGGTTTACCAAAATCCATTAGCTGAAAGATACACAAGCAAGGAGATGCTTGAGCTTTTTTCAGCACAAAAGAAATTCTCAACATGGAGAAAGCTTTGGATTGCTTTGGCTGAGTCTGAAAAAGAGCTTGGACTTAACATAACTCAAGAGCAAATTGATGAGATGAAAGAAAATATCAATAATATTGATTTTGAGTATGCAGCGGAAATGGAAAAAAAGTTTAGACATGATGTTATGGCTCATGTTCATACTTTTGGAAAAGTCTGTCCCAAAGCTATGCCAATAATTCATCTTGGTGCAACAAGTGCATACGTTGGTGATAATACAGATTTAATTGTAATGAAAGAAGGGCTTGAAATAGTAGTTAAGAAGTTAGTTAATGTCATAAATAATATTAAGCAATTCGCCTTGAAATATAAAGACTTGCCTACATTAGGATTTACTCACTATCAACCTGCTCAATTAACTACTGTAGGCAAAAGAGCTTGTTTGTGGCTTCAAGATTTTGTATTGGACTTTGAAGAGCTTGAGTTTGTAAAAGAAAACTTAAAATTTAGAGGGGTTAAAGGGACTACCGGGACACAGGCATCATTTTTAAATCTTTTTGAAGGAAATCATGAAAAGGTAAAAAAGCTTGACGAGCTGGTATCTAAAAAGATGGGATTTGAAAAGGTATTAAAGATTGCCGGTCAAACATATACAAGAAAACAAGATACTAAGGTATTAAAAGCACTTGCAGGGATAGCTGAATCAGCTCATAAAATGGCAACTGATTTGAGATTACTGCAAAACCTCAAGGAGATTGAAGAGCCTTTTGAAAAAAGTCAGATTGGCTCAAGTGCGATGGCTTACAAAAGAAACCCTATGAGGAGTGAAAGAATTTGCTCACTCTCAAGGCATGTAATTACTCTGACTATCAACCCATATTTTACGCATGCTACTCAATGGTTTGAGCGCTCTCTTGATGACTCAGCCAATAGAAGAATCACTATTCCTGAAGCTTTTATGACAATTGATGCTATTCTTGAGCTTCTTTACAATGTTACAAACGGACTTGTTGTTTATGAAAATATGATTTTAAAGCATATTATGGAAGAGTTACCATTTATGGCAACAGAAAATATTATTATGGCTTCAGTTAAAAAAGGTGCCAGCAGACAGGATATGCATGAAATAATCAGAAAACATTCCATGGAAGCAGGTAAAGTCGTCAAAGTTGAAGGAAAGCCTAATGATTTGATACAAAGGCTGATTAATGATAAAGAAATCCCTCTTAGTAAAGAGGAGATTGAAAATATGCTTAATCCTAAGGATTTTATAGGTAGAGCTTCTGAGCAAGTTGAAGATTTTGTTGAAGCTGAAGTAAATCCTATTATCGGTAAATATAAAAATTGCCTTGGACTTAATGTTGAAATAAAGGTTTAA
- a CDS encoding ABC transporter ATP-binding protein → MIENVDIQIEVKGLYKSFGNFAVHKGIDLLIPRGAITVILGPSGTGKSVLLKQIMGLIKPDKGEIFVDGVDITKIDKNELIKVRKKFGMLFQNAALFDSMNVYENVAFPLREHTKLKEKEIRDIVIEKLRVVGLKDVEYKMPSELSGGMRKRVGLARAIALEPDIILYDEPTTGLDPIMKDVVDNLIYNTQKKLNITSVVISHDIDSTIKIADYVAMIYDGKTVINGTIEDLRTTDNPYVQQFLSGSMDGPIKIF, encoded by the coding sequence ATGATTGAAAACGTTGATATTCAGATTGAAGTAAAAGGGTTGTATAAGAGTTTTGGTAATTTTGCTGTTCATAAAGGGATAGATCTTCTTATCCCAAGAGGAGCGATTACTGTTATACTCGGGCCTTCAGGTACTGGAAAAAGTGTTTTACTAAAACAAATTATGGGCTTAATAAAGCCTGATAAAGGGGAAATATTTGTTGATGGTGTTGATATCACAAAAATAGATAAGAATGAATTGATAAAAGTTAGAAAAAAGTTTGGGATGCTATTTCAAAATGCTGCTCTTTTTGATTCAATGAATGTTTATGAAAATGTGGCTTTCCCTCTTAGAGAGCATACTAAGTTAAAAGAGAAAGAGATTAGAGATATTGTGATAGAAAAATTGAGGGTTGTTGGTCTTAAAGATGTAGAATATAAAATGCCATCGGAGCTTTCCGGTGGTATGCGAAAAAGGGTAGGGCTTGCTCGGGCGATTGCCCTTGAGCCGGATATCATTTTGTATGATGAGCCTACAACAGGGCTTGATCCGATTATGAAAGATGTAGTGGATAATCTTATTTATAACACTCAAAAAAAGCTAAATATTACTTCCGTTGTCATTTCTCATGATATTGACAGTACAATTAAGATTGCTGATTATGTGGCAATGATTTATGATGGTAAAACGGTTATAAACGGGACAATAGAGGATTTAAGGACTACTGATAATCCTTATGTCCAGCAGTTTTTAAGTGGCTCAATGGATGGACCTATTAAAATTTTTTAG